DNA from Candidatus Eremiobacteraceae bacterium:
GGCATCGACGTGGAGTTTCCCTTGGGCGTCTTCACTTGCATCACGGGAGTCTCGGGTTCCGGAAAATCGACGCTCGTGGACATGGTGCTGCATCGCGCGCTCGGACATTATCTTCACGGTCAACCGGCGGAAGAGACCTACGGTAAAGTCACCGGTCTCGAACAGCTCGACAAAGTCGTCGTGATCGACCAGTCACCCATCGGCCGTACGCCGCGCAGCAATCCGGCGACCTACACGGGCGCGTTCGATCCCATCCGTGAGTTGTTCTCGCTCACGCCCGACGCGCGGACGCGCGGCTACGCCCCCGGCCGCTTCTCGTTCAACGTCAAGGGCGGCCGCTGCGACACGTGCGACGGCGACGGGATCATCAAGATCGAGATGCATTTCTTGCCCGACGTCTACGTACCGTGCGAGACCTGCAAGGGCAGGCGCTACAATCAGCAGACACTTGAAGTGAAGTACAAGGGCAAGTCGATCGCCGACGTGCTCGAGATGCGCGTGGATGAAGCTTCCGTCTTTTTCGAAAGCCTCTCGCGCATCCATAACAAGCTCAAGACCATCTGCGATGTGGGCTTGGGCTACATCCAGATGGGCCAGTCGGCCACCACGCTTTCCGGTGGCGAAGCGCAACGCGTGAAGCTCGCCACCGAGCTCTCCAGGCGCAGCACCGGGCGCACGTTTTACATTCTCGACGAGCCGACGACCGGGCTGCATTTCGCGGACGTCGCGCATTTGCTCCGCGTCCTGCAGCGGCTGGTCGACGGCGGCAATACCGTGCTGGTCATCGAGCACAATCTCGACGTCATCAAGACCGCCGACCACATCATCGACCTCGGCCCCGAAGGCGGCGACAAAGGGGGACACATGGTCGCGGTCGGTACGCCCGAGCAGGTGGCAGCGAACTCAAGTTCCCATACCGGTCAGTACCTCAAACGAATGCTGGCCGATCCGCGGGCGCATATCGCCATCTCGAGCGAACATGACGCCGTGGCCGAATACCAGCGCGTCAACGACGAACTGCTCAAAAGCCTCGAAGGCGCCGAAACCGCCTAATCAGGTCCGGCAGCGCTTTTGTGATGCATCTCACGCCCTGGGGTCAAGTTGCGGCGTCGAATGGCCGACAATCTAGAGATGACGGCTTGCCGTCCAATTCTTCATTTCAAGGACAGTGTCAGAACATGGCCGACGCCCTGGATGCCGAACATCTACCAACTGCGCTCACGCTGCCGGTCGTCATCACGGTGCGTAATTCCGACCTTGGGTTGAACGAGACCGGTCGCGTCAAACGTCTGGACCACGACAGTTTGGTCGCATCTCTGCCGGTGGCAATTCCAGACGGCACGGTGTTATTTTCGACGATCGACATGCGCACGCTCAATGCCACCGCGCGCGGACTCATCCGCGTTCGCACGCAGACCACGATGGGCGAGGGCGCCGGATTCGATACCGTCGCCGACTTCGTCGAACTCAACGATGACGGCAAACAGAAAATCGATCGCCTTCTTGCCAATCAAGATGGGGCGCCCGCCGTCGCGGCCGGGTTCGTCCCTGCCGCTCCGCCTGTTGGCGGCGCCGGCCGCAGCTTCGCCACCGATCAACTCGGGGTGCAGCCGGTCTACTCACGGACGGCAGGAGCCAAACAAGACTATCAGATCACGCCGGAACGCAAAACGTATTTCGAACCGTCGCCCATGCGCGGCAAAGTCGAAGCATCGAAGAGCACGAAGTTCTGGGGCAGCATCGGCGTCACGGGCTATACCGTCATCATCCTCGCGGTCGTTGCGTTGTTCCCGCAAGGACGCTATTGGGAACTTTACGTCTGGGACCACTTCGCGTGGGGTGTTTCCCGGATTTGGTACTGGGCGCAAAATATCGGCAACGTGAAGTTGTACAACAATACGCCATGACGACTGCTAGCACTGGAACCGGCTCAGAACGGCGCGAACACGACCGTGTCGTCAAGGCCCTGCCCGTTAACGTGCACCGCGAACGGTCGCCCGAATCCGTTCCGGGCGAGATCGTCAACATCGGCGCGGGCGGCGTGCTTTTGCGCACCGCGTTGCCGATCAGCACCAACGACTTGGTATCCATCGATCTGACCATCGACGGCGAGCAGGATCCGATTTCTGTGTACGGCACCGTCGTCCGCAACGACGCGCGCGGCCTCGGTGTTTCGTTCGTGCGCATCAGCGAAGTCACGGCCGATCTCATCGCGTACTTGATCCGCAAATGGCAGCGCGACGGAGCCCCTAGCGCCTAACCGTATTAGGTCAACTGTATTAGGGCAAGTGTACTAGGGCAAGCATCGCTTGCCCCGTTTTTCATTTCCATGTAGTCGGGCAAGCATCGCTTGCCCATTTGTGTAAGTGACCGTCGATGAAAAACATTGCCGTGATCGGTTACGGCGCCGTTGGGCGTGCGACGGTCTCTACGCTTGCAACGCGCGGCGATTCCGTACGGATCGTGCAGAGGACGAAACCGAAAGAACTTCCCGAGGGTTGCACGTTTCACGCGGCCGATTCGACCGATCATGATGCGATAATTCAAGCGTGCGCGGGGATGGATACGGTCGTGTGCTGTCTCGGCTTTCCGTACGATTCGGCGCTGTGGAGGCGCGTGTGGCCAGCCACGATGGCCAACCTGATCGACGGCTGTTCAAGTTCGAGCGCACGTTTCGTCTTTGCAGACAACCTCTACATGTACGGGCCGCAGACCGCGCCGCTGACCGAGGACAAGCCGCTTACGGACTACGGACGCAAGCCCGCGCTCCGTGCGGAAATCACCAAGCTATGGATATCTGCGCACGACTCCGGCCGCCTGCGCGCGGTTGCCGTCCGCGCAGCAGATTTTTATGGGCCGGATGTCGCGACGTCGGTGATCTCGGCGTTTGGTGTCGCGCGGTACTTGGCCGGCCAGTCCGCGTTCATCCCCTACAATCCCGAGCATCCGCATGATTTTGCCTACGTCCCCGACTTTGCGCGAGCGCTCGTCACCTTGATCGACGCGCCGGACGATGCCTATGGGCAAGCGTGGCATGTTCCGAATGCGCCGACGCGGACGCTGCGCGAGGTGTTGTCCCTTGCCGCGAGCCTCATCGGGGTTCCGCCAAGAATCAGTGTGCTGCCAAGCGCGCTCGCACCGGTCGTTGGTCTGTTCAGCAAAGAAATCAGAGAAATGGGTGAGATGCGCTTCCAGTGGGATCGCCCATACATCGTGGACTCGTCAAAATTTGCTGAGCGCTTCTGGAAAGACGCGACGTCATTCGAGCGCGGCCTCGGTAATACGATTCAATTTTATCGGACAGCGTCGACTAGGTAAGGAAAATTTTTTCAGGCCGACCATAAAGGTCGGCCCCACATGACCGACCGAAAGCCGCCCGCATGACGCCCGCCGCCCCGAAAAAACGCGCAGCCGAATTGCGCGATCAGCTCGATCTTTGGAGCCACGAGTACAACGTGCTCGATGCGCCGAGCGTGCCGGACGCCACCTACGACAAAGCGCTGCGCGAACTCATCGACTTGGAAACAGAACACCCCGAATTGCAGTCGTCGGATAGCCCGACGCAGCGCGTGGGTGGAACGCCGTCATCGGCATTCACGCAGTACCTTCACGAAATTCCGATGCTTTCGCTCGGCAACGCGTTCGGCGCCGACGAATTGCGCGCGTGGTTTGCGCGCGTGCGTCGCCTGATTCCAGACGCGCCGATCGCGTTCGTCGCCGAACTAAAGATCGACGGGCTTGCGGTAGCCCTTCGCTACCGCGATGGCGCATGGGAAAGTGGGGGGACGCGCGGCGACGGCGTGACGGGCGAGGACGTCAGCGCGAATCTGCGCACCATTAGGGTCATCCCGCTGCGCTTGCGCGGGCGACCGCCGGCACTTTTCGAAGTGCGCGGCGAAGTCTATATCCGCCAAAGCGATTTTCTCGCGTTCAACGCGCGCCGTGCCGAGGCCGGCGAACAGACCTACGTCAATCCGCGCAACTCTGCGTCGGGCGCGGTGCGCCAGCTCGACCCGAAGATCACGGCGCTGCGGCCGCTGCGATTCTACGCGTACGCCTTAGGCCTTTGCGAGCCGCCGCTCGACGTCACCACGCAATGGGATCTGCTCGCACGTCTGCGCGAATTCGGCTTCCCCGTGAACGAGCACGCAAAACGGTTCGAAGACTTCGATGAACTCGTCGCGCATTGCGAAGCGTGGGAAGCGAAACGCTCGACGCTCGACTATGGGATCGACGGCATCGTCGTCAAGATCGATTCGCTCGAACAGCAGCGCCGGCTCGGCTTTGTCGGCAAAGACCCGCGCTGGGCGATCGCGTTCAAATATAAGCCGGAAGAGGCCAGAACGAAACTGCTCGCGATCGAAGTCAATGTCGGGCGCACCGGGAGCGTCAATCCGTATGCGGTCTTGGAGCCGGTGTTCGTCGGCGGCGTCACCGTGAGCACCGCGACCTTGCACAACGAAGACTACGTGCGCGCCAAAGACGTGCGGCCCGGCGATGTCGTCATCGTGCGAAGAGCAGGCGAGGTGATCCCGGAGATCGTCGGTCCGGTACTGGAAGCGCGCAAAGGCAAACGCCTGCGCGAATGGGCGATGCCCGTCAAATGCCCGTCATGCGGCAGCCCGATCGAGCGAGCCGAAGGCGAGGCGATGGCGTACTGCACGAACTCGGCATGTCCGGCACAGCGCAAGGAACGGGTTCGCCATTTCGCATCGCGCGAGGCGATGGATATCGAGGGCCTCGGCGACAAAATCGCTGAAGCGTTAGTGGATGCAGGGCTTGTCGAAGACATCGGCGATCTGTACGCGCTCACGCTCGGACAGTTGACCTCGCTGCCGCGCTCCGGCGAAAAATCGGCGGCGAACCTCGTGCGAAATATCGCGGAGAGCGTGAAGCGTCCGTTTTGGCGCGTGCTCTTCGGCCTGGGCATCCGCTTCGTCGGTAGTCAGACGGCTCAGGTGCTCGCGCAAGATTTCGCCGACATCGATGCGCTTGCCGCCGCCGATGCCAACGACCTTGAATCGGTCGAGCAAATAGGCCCCAAGATCGCCGCCGGCGTGGCGCAGTTCTTCCGCGAGCCGCACAATCTCAAGGTTGTGGAGAAACTGCGCCGCGCGGGCGTGAATCTTCGCGGCGAACCCCGTCGCGCCGCCAAGTCCGGCGGCGGCAAACTCGACGGCAAGACGTTCGTGCTCACCGGCACGCTGCCCAATCTATCGCGCGAAGACGCCGCAGCGCTCATCACGGATGCCGGCGGCAAAGTTGCCGGATCCGTGAGCAAAAATACCGATTATGTCGTCGCCGGTGAGAAAGCCGGCAGCAAACTCGCGAAGGCGGAAAAGCTCGGCGTCTCCGTCATCGACGAATCGGAATTGCGCAAGCTGCTTTGAATCGCTCCGATATCTTGGCGCTCTACGACGCCGAGATGCGCGCCGACGCGCCGGCCGAACCCGGCGTGCGCATCGAACGGACTTCGGGAATCGTGTGCGCCGTCGGCCGTTTCAATTGCATTCTGTACTCAGATCTGGGCCGTGCGGATGCTGACGCGGCGATCGCCGAGCAGGCGGCACATTTCGCCGCGCTCGGGAGTGAGGTGGAATGGAAAGTTTACGGCCACGACTTGCCGTCCGATCTCGGGAGGCGCTTGGGCGCGGCCGGCTTCGCGGCAGACGAGCCCGAAACGCTGATGGTGTTCGATCTCGCAAAAGAATTGATGGCCGGTCCGTTGCCACCGGACGTCGAGGTGAAGCAGATCGTCGACGCGCAAGGGCTCGCGGATCTCATCGCGGTGAATGCTGCGATATGGAATCACGGCAGTGCAGCCAGGTACGAAGCGTATTCGCAACGGCTTCTCGACCCGACACTCGCCCTGTACGTGGCCTATGCCGGTGGCGGTCCCGTCGCGGCAGCCCGACTTGAATTGCCGCGGAGTCGCAGCTTCGCCGGTCTGTGGGGAGGGTGCACGCTGCCCGCCCATCGCCGGCGCGGCATCTTTCGCGCGATCGTCGCGGTGCGCGCCCGCGATGCACGCGCGCGCGGCTTCCGCTACCTTAATGTCGACGCAGCAGAGACAAGCCGGCCGATTCTCGAGCGGCTCGGCTTCGCAGCGCTTACGGGTGTGACCGGCTGGAAACTGAAAGCCGCAAAGCGATGACGCGCGCGCAGACGCTGAAGCTTGTCGCGCTCGATCTCGACGGCACGACGCTCGATTCGGCGGGCCGCGTCAGCGAACGAACCAAGCGAGCCGTCGCCGCAGTGAGCGCGCGGAACATCGGCGTCATCGTGGTGACGTTTCGCGCATATCTCTCGTCAAAGCCGTTCGTGCGCGAACTCGGATTGCACTTGCCTCTGGTCTGCGTCAACGGCGCGCTCGTCAAGGACGCGAGTGACGACCGGGTTCTGGAAGAATATCCGCTGCCTGCCGAGGCGGCCCGAGAAGCCGTCAACTATGGCGTGACGCACGGCTATGAGATGTGCATCTTCGCCGGCGAATCGTACGTCGGCAGTCCCGAAATCATCCGCAAATATGGAGCCGGTCACGAGCATCAGTGGGTCGCGAGCGACGACTTGCGCGCGTCGGTGCGGGAACAATCCGCCCTCATGGTTCGTTACTTCGGAGATCACCGCTTCGAGCAGGCGCGTTTGGATTTGGCACATCTCGGGGTAGAACAAGTGGACGACTGGCTAGACAAGACCTTTGAGTTGACGCTCATGCGCGCCGGCGTGTCCAAGCATTTCGCGCTCGAACGATTTGCCGCGCAGCGCGGCATCGATCGCGCGGACGTCCTCGCCATCGGCGACGGCGCCCTCGATGCGGGCATGCTTCGATGGGCCGGCCACGGTGTGGCCATGGCCAATGCTGCGCCCGAGACGCTCGCCGCCGCGGACGAAATCACGCTAACAAACGACGAGGACGGCGTAGCCGTCGTTCTCGAGCGTTACGCTAGGGGATCTTGATGAAAATACGATGGATACTGACGGGCGCCGGATTGCTCATACTGGTGGGCTTGATCGCCGCTTATGCGGCGGTTTCGTTCGGACTCGTGCCCGCAAACGCGGACGGGAAGCCGAGCGGCATAGAACGATGGGCGGCACGAACGTCGTTGAAGGCGACGATCCGTCGCGAGGCGACCGCGTCGCCAAACCCGCTCCCGATGACCGACGACAACCTGAACGCCGGGCTGAAACTGTATGCGACGAATTGCATGGCGTGCCACGGCGCATCGGATGGGAAGCCGTCAAACATCGCTCAAGGCCTTTATCAGCACGCGCCGCAGCTTGGCGATCACGGCGTCGAAGACGATCCGGAAGGTGACACGTATTGGGTCGTTCAGCACGGCATCCGGCTCACCGGCATGCCGTCATTCGGCGTGCGGCTAAGCGATTCGGAACTTTGGCAAGTCGTGATGTTCCTCAAGCACATGGACAAATTGCCGTCGCCGGTTGCCGCCGCATGGAAGAAAGAACCATCGCAATCCCCGAAAAAGTAGCCCGTCAACTCTGTAGGAGGGCAAGCATCGCTTGCCCATTTTTTCGTCGTCTGTAGGAGGGCAAGCATCGCTTGCCCTGAGTGTTCGTCTTCTCAGGGTATGAAGCGCGAAATCGCGAGTGCTCCGATCCTGCGGCCGAGCGTGTCTCCAACCTCGCAAGAATTCCGGAAGTGCACGCCGCCCCAGATGCGAGCATTCGAAATCTCCTGATCCCACTGCTCTATGTC
Protein-coding regions in this window:
- a CDS encoding PilZ domain-containing protein yields the protein MTTASTGTGSERREHDRVVKALPVNVHRERSPESVPGEIVNIGAGGVLLRTALPISTNDLVSIDLTIDGEQDPISVYGTVVRNDARGLGVSFVRISEVTADLIAYLIRKWQRDGAPSA
- a CDS encoding HAD family hydrolase, translating into MTRAQTLKLVALDLDGTTLDSAGRVSERTKRAVAAVSARNIGVIVVTFRAYLSSKPFVRELGLHLPLVCVNGALVKDASDDRVLEEYPLPAEAAREAVNYGVTHGYEMCIFAGESYVGSPEIIRKYGAGHEHQWVASDDLRASVREQSALMVRYFGDHRFEQARLDLAHLGVEQVDDWLDKTFELTLMRAGVSKHFALERFAAQRGIDRADVLAIGDGALDAGMLRWAGHGVAMANAAPETLAAADEITLTNDEDGVAVVLERYARGS
- a CDS encoding c-type cytochrome, yielding MKIRWILTGAGLLILVGLIAAYAAVSFGLVPANADGKPSGIERWAARTSLKATIRREATASPNPLPMTDDNLNAGLKLYATNCMACHGASDGKPSNIAQGLYQHAPQLGDHGVEDDPEGDTYWVVQHGIRLTGMPSFGVRLSDSELWQVVMFLKHMDKLPSPVAAAWKKEPSQSPKK
- a CDS encoding NAD-dependent epimerase/dehydratase family protein, translated to MKNIAVIGYGAVGRATVSTLATRGDSVRIVQRTKPKELPEGCTFHAADSTDHDAIIQACAGMDTVVCCLGFPYDSALWRRVWPATMANLIDGCSSSSARFVFADNLYMYGPQTAPLTEDKPLTDYGRKPALRAEITKLWISAHDSGRLRAVAVRAADFYGPDVATSVISAFGVARYLAGQSAFIPYNPEHPHDFAYVPDFARALVTLIDAPDDAYGQAWHVPNAPTRTLREVLSLAASLIGVPPRISVLPSALAPVVGLFSKEIREMGEMRFQWDRPYIVDSSKFAERFWKDATSFERGLGNTIQFYRTASTR
- the ligA gene encoding NAD-dependent DNA ligase LigA, yielding MTPAAPKKRAAELRDQLDLWSHEYNVLDAPSVPDATYDKALRELIDLETEHPELQSSDSPTQRVGGTPSSAFTQYLHEIPMLSLGNAFGADELRAWFARVRRLIPDAPIAFVAELKIDGLAVALRYRDGAWESGGTRGDGVTGEDVSANLRTIRVIPLRLRGRPPALFEVRGEVYIRQSDFLAFNARRAEAGEQTYVNPRNSASGAVRQLDPKITALRPLRFYAYALGLCEPPLDVTTQWDLLARLREFGFPVNEHAKRFEDFDELVAHCEAWEAKRSTLDYGIDGIVVKIDSLEQQRRLGFVGKDPRWAIAFKYKPEEARTKLLAIEVNVGRTGSVNPYAVLEPVFVGGVTVSTATLHNEDYVRAKDVRPGDVVIVRRAGEVIPEIVGPVLEARKGKRLREWAMPVKCPSCGSPIERAEGEAMAYCTNSACPAQRKERVRHFASREAMDIEGLGDKIAEALVDAGLVEDIGDLYALTLGQLTSLPRSGEKSAANLVRNIAESVKRPFWRVLFGLGIRFVGSQTAQVLAQDFADIDALAAADANDLESVEQIGPKIAAGVAQFFREPHNLKVVEKLRRAGVNLRGEPRRAAKSGGGKLDGKTFVLTGTLPNLSREDAAALITDAGGKVAGSVSKNTDYVVAGEKAGSKLAKAEKLGVSVIDESELRKLL
- a CDS encoding GNAT family N-acetyltransferase, which produces MNRSDILALYDAEMRADAPAEPGVRIERTSGIVCAVGRFNCILYSDLGRADADAAIAEQAAHFAALGSEVEWKVYGHDLPSDLGRRLGAAGFAADEPETLMVFDLAKELMAGPLPPDVEVKQIVDAQGLADLIAVNAAIWNHGSAARYEAYSQRLLDPTLALYVAYAGGGPVAAARLELPRSRSFAGLWGGCTLPAHRRRGIFRAIVAVRARDARARGFRYLNVDAAETSRPILERLGFAALTGVTGWKLKAAKR